From the genome of Apodemus sylvaticus chromosome 3, mApoSyl1.1, whole genome shotgun sequence, one region includes:
- the LOC127681646 gene encoding polyadenylate-binding protein-interacting protein 2-like yields the protein MENEEEFNRQIEEELWEEEFIERCFQEMLEEEEEHEWFIPARDRPQTMDQIQDQFNDLVISDRSSLEDLVVKSNLNPNAKEFILGVKY from the coding sequence ATGGAAAATGAAGAGGAATTCAACAGACAAATAGAAGAGGAGTTGTGGGAAGAAGAATTTATTGAACGCTGTTTCCAAGAAAtgctggaagaggaagaagaacacgAATGGTTTATTCCAGCCCGAGATCGCCCACAAACAATGGACCAAATCCAAGACCAGTTTAATGACCTTGTTATCAGTGATCGCTCTTCTCTGGAAGATCTTGTGGTCAAGAGCAATCTGAATCCCAATGCAAAGGAGTTTATTCTTGGGGTGAAGTACTGA